A stretch of Desulfuromonas acetexigens DNA encodes these proteins:
- the mltA gene encoding murein transglycosylase A, producing MNSKGFRFFYSGQIFWVLLLLLAACAAPPVVTSPPPPITPPPVVEVPPPVEAPPVVPPVETYTMVPWGDIAGWERDDLAQALDPLLKSCRVLKKREGWTEVCAEAATLEGADRETLRQFFESRFVPWQVRDAEGGEIGTITGYYVPDIRGSRVPSSKYPYPLYGVPDDLLVVDLREIYPELKDYRLRGRLEGRKVIPYWTRGDIDAGQGRPTAKILFYVADPVELFFLHIQGSGRILLENGERVMVNYGDQNGHPYRSIGKLLIERGAMTREQMSMQNIKAWARQNPEQVKTLLAENPSYVFFVERPGPLESPPGALGVPLTPGRSLAVDPKTIPLGAPVFLDTTWPSSSEPLQRLMLAQDTGGAIKGKIRGDFFWGMGDDAGSQAGRMKQKGRFWLLLPQGVTPPQP from the coding sequence ATGAACAGCAAGGGTTTTCGTTTCTTTTATTCCGGTCAAATCTTCTGGGTTCTTCTTCTGCTCCTTGCGGCCTGTGCCGCCCCGCCGGTCGTGACTTCTCCTCCCCCTCCGATTACTCCGCCGCCCGTAGTCGAAGTCCCTCCGCCGGTGGAAGCGCCGCCCGTGGTGCCTCCGGTTGAAACCTACACGATGGTCCCCTGGGGGGATATCGCCGGCTGGGAGCGGGATGATCTGGCCCAGGCCCTTGATCCCTTGCTGAAGAGCTGTCGGGTGCTGAAAAAGCGGGAGGGCTGGACGGAGGTCTGCGCCGAGGCCGCGACCCTGGAAGGAGCGGACCGCGAGACCCTGCGGCAGTTTTTCGAAAGTCGTTTCGTCCCCTGGCAGGTACGGGACGCCGAGGGGGGAGAGATCGGCACCATCACCGGCTATTACGTGCCCGATATACGCGGCAGCCGTGTCCCCTCGTCCAAATACCCCTATCCTCTGTATGGCGTTCCCGATGATCTGCTGGTTGTCGATCTGCGGGAAATTTATCCCGAGCTGAAGGATTACCGGCTGCGTGGCCGCTTGGAGGGGCGCAAGGTGATCCCTTACTGGACCCGTGGCGACATCGACGCCGGCCAGGGACGCCCGACCGCGAAGATTCTTTTCTATGTCGCCGACCCGGTGGAGCTCTTCTTTCTGCATATCCAGGGCTCGGGACGCATCCTGCTGGAGAATGGCGAGCGGGTGATGGTCAACTACGGCGACCAGAACGGCCACCCTTACCGCTCCATCGGCAAACTGCTCATCGAGCGCGGCGCCATGACCCGCGAGCAGATGTCCATGCAGAATATCAAGGCCTGGGCGCGGCAAAATCCCGAGCAGGTGAAGACCCTGCTGGCCGAGAACCCCAGCTACGTCTTTTTCGTCGAACGGCCCGGTCCGCTGGAAAGTCCCCCCGGAGCCCTCGGCGTACCGCTCACTCCGGGCCGCAGCCTGGCGGTTGATCCGAAAACGATTCCCCTGGGCGCGCCGGTCTTTCTTGACACGACCTGGCCGTCGAGCAGCGAGCCGTTGCAGCGGCTGATGCTTGCCCAGGACACCGGCGGGGCGATCAAGGGGAAAATCCGCGGCGATTTCTTCTGGGGGATGGGGGACGATGCGGGATCTCAGGCGGGCCGGATGAAGCAGAAGGGGCGCTTCTGGCTGCTCCTGCCTCAGGGGGTTACGCCGCCGCAACCCTGA
- the prsR gene encoding PEP-CTERM-box response regulator transcription factor has product MEKLLIVDDSAEIRKQLKWGLAKHFEVLLAEDVNEALHLFEAHQPKVMTLDLGLPPDADGATEGLRCLELVLGRHPETKVIVLSGNEDRANALTAVRVGAYDFYRKPIDLAELKIILDRAFHLAALEAENRRLQTASLQRQGGMHGIFGQCPEMEEIFTTIRKIASADIPVLVLGENGTGKELVARAIHVQSLRKNGPFIPINCGAIPENLLEAELFGHEKGAFTGAANRVQGKVEFAHGGTLFLDEIGELPLPLQVKLLRFLQEKTIQRVGGREDIEINTRIVAATNVDIEKAIREGRFREDLYYRIGVISLRLPPLRDRGDDIRLLANLFLSRYVNDFGKKIKGFSPAAENGLRAYAWPGNVRELENKIKRAILMADSPLLSPDDLGFGGNGRFHDSGDAPLTLKEARERLERDMLASTLKRHGGNVAKASDELGISRPTFYDLMKKHDIQND; this is encoded by the coding sequence GTGGAAAAACTGCTGATCGTGGACGACAGCGCGGAGATTCGCAAACAGCTCAAGTGGGGGCTGGCAAAGCATTTCGAGGTGTTGCTCGCCGAGGATGTCAACGAGGCCCTGCATCTGTTCGAGGCGCATCAACCCAAGGTCATGACCCTCGATCTCGGCCTTCCCCCCGACGCCGACGGCGCGACCGAGGGGTTGCGCTGCCTGGAGTTGGTGTTGGGACGCCATCCCGAAACCAAGGTCATCGTCCTTTCCGGCAACGAGGACCGCGCCAATGCGCTGACGGCGGTGCGCGTCGGCGCCTATGACTTTTACCGCAAGCCCATCGACCTGGCCGAGTTGAAGATCATCCTCGACCGCGCCTTCCACCTGGCCGCCCTGGAAGCGGAGAATCGCCGGTTGCAGACCGCCTCCCTGCAGCGCCAGGGCGGGATGCACGGCATCTTCGGCCAATGTCCGGAGATGGAAGAGATCTTCACCACCATCCGCAAGATCGCTTCAGCGGATATTCCGGTGCTGGTGCTGGGGGAGAACGGTACCGGCAAGGAACTGGTGGCGCGGGCCATTCATGTCCAGAGCCTGCGCAAAAACGGGCCTTTCATCCCCATCAACTGCGGCGCCATCCCCGAAAATCTGCTGGAGGCGGAACTCTTCGGCCATGAAAAAGGGGCCTTTACCGGCGCCGCGAATCGGGTGCAGGGGAAGGTGGAGTTTGCCCACGGCGGCACCCTCTTTCTCGATGAGATCGGCGAGCTGCCCCTGCCCCTGCAAGTGAAGCTGCTGCGCTTCCTCCAGGAAAAGACCATCCAGCGGGTCGGCGGACGGGAGGACATCGAAATCAACACCCGCATCGTCGCCGCCACCAACGTCGATATCGAAAAAGCCATCCGCGAAGGGCGTTTCCGCGAGGATCTTTACTACCGCATCGGCGTGATCTCCCTCCGCCTCCCCCCTTTGCGTGACCGGGGGGACGACATCCGCCTTCTGGCGAATCTCTTCCTGAGCCGTTACGTCAACGACTTCGGCAAAAAGATCAAGGGGTTCAGCCCCGCCGCGGAAAACGGCCTGCGTGCCTATGCCTGGCCGGGGAATGTCCGGGAGTTGGAAAACAAGATCAAACGGGCAATTCTCATGGCCGACTCCCCGCTGTTGTCCCCGGACGATCTCGGCTTCGGCGGCAATGGCCGGTTCCACGATTCGGGAGATGCCCCGTTGACTCTCAAGGAAGCCCGGGAGCGGCTGGAACGGGACATGCTGGCTTCGACCCTGAAGCGTCATGGCGGCAATGTCGCCAAGGCTTCGGATGAACTCGGCATCAGCCGTCCAACCTTCTACGACCTGATGAAGAAACACGACATCCAGAATGACTGA